From one Aquila chrysaetos chrysaetos chromosome 7, bAquChr1.4, whole genome shotgun sequence genomic stretch:
- the CTC1 gene encoding CST complex subunit CTC1 isoform X4: MAEPNSAEQRWLQEARDFARRALPAREGPDGPEPPQLDAVLRCLRSAVGGDLPLGYSFISISDLQHQQCMPCCSHLTWSTNEFKEWAHQGQGALPMQSALPRTYLILVGYLTDGRQEDKEKLVDGCLYVKDNTGIIPCELLYFQLEWLDSLFLFPSWSYIPQTDQSATGYVEILVDPVPVNLPKEVPDSIPVTYPVSAELLLTSRMPCKKRSKLTVAGELARLGPLLCIHHKTFFFLFLKCFTSAVWVPVLVQKPNQLAWHHILQLGRSYTITGLSMSSLKKSGQRMFVTGVSSCLLPYCAEQVREQPLDSALQGESTESSSLETAEHLSDSLELGVEEEKPRSTKESKIISYVGTVTKILNVQAGLFLLDNKVCLCLAYQQLLNSARGLRPGACVELIDVHLLQKPLVSFPFIVLGACLSSTVVLKSFSRLSTPYQPPASSGNLYLQLLFHYNLDMPLYLWLVSLLEMFEERFSCFFGRRRPLLRSTHQNAGAAEKFLVPILQAVVPDREEARDIYNEILAKVHQCPLQKYMTLNPPCQAPSLSAVCHVAEQKSWEGFSPSQLLSPLEAQHMGTQELNRRLTWSYYTVSPGSFQPRLILLGVLRVSSRSSSLQLQDKSSTLPCVIARKDGSPFTHTALLGSLLQVENYQLIVERFLQTDFPSWEHLENLEHVREKKTSVYVQFYFEDVQVLHAAEGQIQKCLRSGNSSSLRKKDDGSLTSELEAPEAKMLKLEDPKPDTHRDDNCQGGQSSTRRTSCVSRLFLVTQKEGLMLRNYQLPGEKVGEGRELQRSFQATVLWLGRPQLWSHPRETGNLPELEESGCDGEESVTRQEALLLFMRKSLRWFPFLHLDGLYRFIVPCCSDLEVFDKLCFPPVPAKLLSRSSCPLCLPVQDTWHLQHETWISCLTERQLAAVSVQTGMDQRISSIPEVLSSSFTGSLVSFSGEIMERTLCASPKNEKPSVTVSLQKQKGSLLASGHSVKLSVSVAPGSPVVVDVYIAATYLQHLWGLLPGAKILFQNLERKISRFHNVYCTYIASSCVSIISLPASHLPFPSSPAGEASSPSLVFLSSLQPHLQNLPQARILCHLSCVLTLSLQWVCSLCSSIFKEGAGGGRNG, translated from the exons tttcatCTCCATCTCTGACCTACAGCATCAGCAGTGCATGCCATGCTGCAGCCACCTGACCTGGAGCACTAATGAATTTAAAGAATGGGCTCATCAAGGACAAGGTGCTTTACCCATGCAGAGCGCTTTGCCAAGGACTTACCTGATCTTGGTTGGCTATTTAACAGATGGAAGGCAAGAGGACAAAGAGAAGTTGGTAGATGGTTGCCTATACGTGAAAGACAATACTGGGATAATTCCGTGTGAG CTCCTGTATTTTCAACTTGAGTGGCTGGATTCACTGTTCCTTTTCCCAAGCTGGTCATATATACCACAGACAGACCAGAGTGCAACAGGGTATGTGGAAATCCTGGTGGATCCAGTGCCAGTAAATCTCCCAAAGGAAGTACCTGACAGCATTCCAGTCACCTACCCGGTATCAGCTGAGCTACTGCTTACCTCCAG GATGCCATGTAAGAAAAGATCAAAGCTCACTGTGGCAGGTGAATTGGCCAGACTCGGGCCTCTTCTTTGTATTCACCACAAgacattcttctttctgtttctgaagtgcttCACCTCAGCTGTTTGGGTCCCTGTGCTGGTGCAG AAGCCCAACCAGCTGGCATGGCATCATATACTCCAGTTGGGTCGCAGTTACACAATAACAGGCCTGAGTATGTCCAGCCTGAAGAAATCTGGACAAAGGATGTTTGTCACCGGTGTTTCTTCCTGCCTTCTGCCCTACTGTGCAGAGCAGGTGAGGGAGCAGCCACTGGACAGTGCTTTACAAGGCGAATCCACTGAATCTTCTTCCCTTGAGACTGCTGAGCATCTTAGTGACTCCTTGGAGCTGGGAGTTGAAGAGGAGAAGCCAAGATCAACCAAAGAGTCCAAAATCATCTCATATGTG GGAACTGTCACCAAAATCCTCAATGTCCAAGCTGGTCTCTTTTTACTGGATAACAAAGTCTGCTTGTGCCTTGCTTACCAGCAGTTGTTGAACTCCGCCCGTGGACTCCGACCAGGAGCATGTGTAGAG CTCATCGATGTCCACCTCCTGCAGAAGCCTCTGGTGTCCTTCCCTTTCATTGTACTTGGTGCTTGCCTGAGCAGCACTGTTGTGCTGAAGAGTTTTTCAAGGCTCAGCACCCCCTACCAGCCACCGGCCTCTTCAGGAAATCTCTACTTACAGCTGCTCTTCCACTACAATCTTGATATGCCGCTCTACCTCTGGCTGGTGAGCCTCCTGGAGATGTTTGAGGAGAG gttttcttgtttctttgggCGCCGTCGACCGTTGCTTAGGTCTACACACCAAAACGCTGGAGCTGCTGAGAAATTCCTTGTCCCTATTCTGCAAGCTGTGGTGCCAGATAGAGAGGAAGCAAGAGATATTTATAATGAAATTCTAGCAAAAGTACACCAGTGTCCCCTGCAGAAG tatATGACCCTGAACCCCCCGTGCCAGGCCCCATCTCTGTCTGCAGTTTGTCATGTGGCAGAACAGAAGAGCTGGGAAGGCTTCAGTCCATCACAGCTGCTCTCGCCCTTGGAGGCACAGCACATGGGCACCCAGGAGCTGAATCGCAGACTGACCTGGTCCTACTACACAGTCTCACCAGGAAGTTTCCAGCCCCGACTG ATACTACTGGGTGTGCTGAGAGTCTCCTCCAGGAGCAGttccctccagctgcaggacaAGAGCAGCACGCTTCCCTGTGTGATAGCCCGTAAGGATGGTAGCCCCTTCACCCATACAGCTCTCCTAG GATCGCTCTTGCAGGTGGAAAACTACCAGCTCATAGTGGAGAGATTCCTTCAGACTGATTTTCCCTCCTGGGAGCACCTGGAAAATCTGGAGCAtgtgagggagaaaaaaaccag TGTCTATGTGCAGTTCTACTTTGAGGATGTTCAGGTTCTCCATGCTGCTGAAGGACAAATCCAGAAATGCCTTAGGAGTGGAAACAGCTCCTCTTTGAGGAAGAAGGATGACGGCAGCTTGACATCTGAGCTGGAAGCCCCAGAGGCAAAAATGCTGAAACTGGAGGATCCCAAGCCAGATACTCACAGAGATGATAACTGTCAGGGGGGCCAGAGCAGCACCAGAAGAACCAGCTGTGTATCTCGCCTGTTCTTGGTTACCCAGAAAGAGGGTCTTATGTTACGCAACTACCAACTACCCGGAGAAAAAGTTGGAGAAGGACGGGAGCTGCAGCGCAGTTTCCAAGCCACAGTGCTGTGGCTGGGCAGACCTCAGCTCTGGAGCCACCCCAGAGAAACTGGGAATCTACCGGAGCTGGAGGAGAGCGGCTGTGATGGAGAAGAGAGCGTGACACGGCAAGAA gcACTACTGCTCTTTATGAGGAAGTCTCTACGATGGTTTCCATTTCTGCACCTGGATGGGCTGTATCGCTTCATTGTGCCCTGCTGTTCG GACTTGGAAGTGTTTGACAAGCTCTGTTTTCCACCTGTGCCAGCAAAGTTACTGAGCAGGTCATCCTGCCCCCTGTGCCTGCCTGTCCAAGATACCTGGCACTTACAGCATGAGACATGGATCTCCTGTCTGACTGAGCGCCAG CTGGCAGCCGTGTCGGTGCAGACAGGCATGGACCAGAGAATTTCCTCCATTCCAGAAGTACTTAGCAGCAG TTTCACAGGTTcccttgtttctttctctggtgAGATAATGGAGAGGACCTTGTGTGCCTCTCCCAAGAATGAGAAGCCATCTGTGACTGTCAgccttcaaaagcagaaag GAAGCCTGCTAGCCAGTGGTCACAGCGTGAAGCTCAGCGTCTCAGTTGCTCCAGGCTCCCCTGTTGTGGTGGACGTTTACATTGCTGCCACCTATCTGCAGCATCTCTGGGGTTTGCTACCTGGAGCCAAGATCCTCTTCCAGAACTTGGAACGCAAAATCTCAAG ATTCCATAATGTTTACTGCACATACATTGCCTCCAGCTGTGTGAGCATCATATCTCTGCCAGCTTCTCACCTACCTTTTCCTTCCAG TCCTGCAGGAGAAGCCTCCTCCCCCTCACTAGTGTTTCTATCCAGCTTGCAACCTCACCTGCAAAACCTGCCCCAGGCACGGATTTTATGCCACTTGTCCTGTGTACTGACTCTGTCCCTGCAATGGGTTTGCTCActttgcagcagcatcttcaaAGAG GGTGCTGGTGGAGGACGGAACGGGTGA